The following are encoded in a window of Thalassotalea insulae genomic DNA:
- a CDS encoding DUF1415 domain-containing protein, which yields MTEQIHPAIVKTKRWLEQVIIGLNFCPFAKKEFVNNTIKYHICPHTRIEKVLTDLAGQFEYLAAHPETETTLLICSLGFRDFDAYLELLDYANELLVDLGFEGTFQLASFHPDYVFEGEAAEDAANFTNRSPLPMLHLLREESLSKVLTLYPEPERIPDNNIALAREKGSTYFRQILQHIHD from the coding sequence ATGACTGAGCAAATTCATCCCGCAATTGTCAAAACTAAGCGCTGGCTAGAGCAGGTGATTATTGGTTTAAATTTTTGTCCTTTTGCGAAAAAAGAGTTTGTTAATAACACTATCAAGTATCATATCTGTCCGCATACCCGCATAGAAAAAGTATTAACTGATTTAGCCGGACAATTTGAATATCTAGCCGCGCATCCTGAAACAGAAACTACGTTATTGATTTGTAGCTTAGGTTTTAGAGATTTTGATGCTTATTTAGAGTTACTCGATTATGCTAATGAGTTACTGGTTGATTTAGGGTTTGAAGGTACATTTCAGCTTGCCAGTTTTCATCCCGATTATGTATTTGAAGGAGAAGCAGCGGAAGACGCCGCTAATTTTACTAATCGCTCACCTTTGCCGATGCTACATTTGCTTAGAGAAGAAAGCCTTTCCAAGGTGCTAACCTTATACCCTGAGCCTGAACGAATTCCTGATAATAATATCGCACTTGCTAGAGAAAAAGGCAGTACTTATTTTCGGCAAATATTACAGCATATTCATGACTAG
- a CDS encoding ABCB family ABC transporter ATP-binding protein/permease — translation MRRSHHPEIAEDAKVNWRVIKMLIPYLLEFKARIFIALLCLLATKLASVYLPFVLKDLVDTLDRGRDNATLFVPFALVIAYGVVRLSIVLFAEIRDTLFVKVTERAVRRIGLKVFRHLHQLDLDFHLNRQTGGISRDIDRGTSGVGFLIKFMVFNIVPTLVEIIMVISILWFNYGINFALVTVLAIASYVVFSIYATNKRTQYIRAVNKADSRSNTRAIDSIINYETVKYFSNEEYEAQGYDTQLAEWEQAKLQNRLSLFALNGGQAFIVSLSMTAMLALAAYQVAHQQMTLGDFVLINAFMMQLFIPLNFLGFVYREIKGSLTNIERMFDLTLREPKVQDIPNANDLTVSQGEVTFNKVSFHYHADRPILKDISFTIKAGQKVAIVGESGSGKSTLVKLLFRFYDVNSGNIAIDGQAIDQVTQHSLRKHIGIVPQDTVLFNESLYSNILYGDVEAGEQTVNKAIELSHLSAFVQSLPEGVNTLVGERGLKLSGGEKQRVAIARTIVKNPPILVFDEATSSLDSYSEQAILTAIKEVAQNHTSLVIAHRLSTIVDADNILVLHQGQLIEQGDHQHLLKQQGHYYRMWQLQQSTKENTEEKLND, via the coding sequence ATGCGTCGTTCTCATCATCCAGAAATTGCAGAAGATGCCAAGGTTAATTGGCGTGTCATTAAGATGCTCATTCCTTATCTACTGGAATTTAAAGCCCGTATTTTTATTGCCTTGTTATGTTTGCTTGCGACTAAACTAGCGAGTGTTTATTTACCCTTTGTCTTAAAAGATTTAGTCGACACCTTAGATAGAGGACGAGATAACGCGACATTGTTTGTGCCTTTTGCATTAGTGATTGCCTATGGTGTGGTACGTTTATCGATAGTGTTATTCGCTGAAATTAGGGATACCTTATTTGTTAAAGTCACTGAACGAGCTGTCAGGCGCATTGGTTTAAAAGTCTTTCGTCATTTACATCAATTGGATTTAGATTTTCATTTAAATCGTCAAACTGGTGGTATCTCCCGAGATATAGACCGAGGCACTTCCGGTGTTGGCTTTTTGATCAAATTTATGGTGTTTAATATTGTCCCGACCTTAGTGGAAATCATTATGGTGATTTCGATCTTATGGTTTAACTATGGTATTAACTTTGCGTTGGTGACCGTACTGGCGATTGCCAGTTACGTCGTTTTTTCTATTTATGCTACCAATAAACGAACTCAATATATTAGGGCCGTCAATAAGGCTGATTCTCGCAGTAATACCCGAGCGATTGACAGCATTATTAATTACGAAACGGTGAAGTACTTTTCTAATGAAGAATATGAGGCCCAAGGTTACGACACACAACTTGCCGAATGGGAGCAGGCAAAACTGCAAAACCGATTATCACTATTTGCACTCAATGGTGGGCAGGCGTTTATTGTCTCACTCTCTATGACAGCAATGTTAGCGTTGGCGGCCTATCAGGTTGCTCATCAGCAAATGACCTTAGGGGACTTTGTTTTGATCAATGCGTTTATGATGCAGCTGTTTATTCCACTCAATTTTCTCGGCTTTGTTTATCGGGAAATTAAAGGTTCGTTAACTAATATCGAACGAATGTTTGATTTAACGTTACGTGAACCAAAAGTTCAGGATATCCCTAATGCTAATGATTTAACCGTAAGCCAGGGAGAGGTGACTTTTAATAAGGTCAGCTTTCATTATCATGCGGATCGTCCGATATTAAAAGATATCTCTTTTACTATAAAAGCCGGACAAAAAGTCGCTATTGTTGGTGAAAGTGGTTCAGGTAAATCAACTTTAGTGAAACTGTTATTTCGGTTTTACGATGTTAATAGCGGTAATATTGCGATTGACGGGCAAGCAATTGATCAGGTAACGCAGCATTCGTTGCGAAAACATATCGGGATAGTGCCACAAGATACCGTATTATTTAATGAATCTTTGTATAGCAATATCTTGTATGGTGATGTTGAAGCCGGTGAGCAAACCGTTAATAAAGCAATTGAACTTTCGCATTTATCGGCTTTTGTGCAATCTTTACCTGAAGGCGTTAATACTTTAGTTGGAGAGCGTGGTTTAAAGCTCTCTGGTGGTGAGAAGCAACGGGTTGCTATTGCCCGAACAATAGTTAAAAATCCGCCAATATTGGTATTTGATGAAGCAACCTCGTCGTTAGATAGTTACTCTGAACAGGCAATATTAACCGCAATAAAAGAAGTCGCACAAAATCATACCAGTTTAGTGATTGCCCATCGGTTATCGACTATCGTTGATGCCGATAATATTTTAGTCTTGCATCAAGGGCAATTAATTGAGCAGGGTGATCATCAACATTTATTGAAACAACAAGGACATTATTATCGTATGTGGCAATTACAGCAAAGCACTAAAGAAAACACAGAGGAAAAGCTGAATGACTGA
- a CDS encoding DUF2937 family protein, producing MLSFINQLFDKCLFTLSFIVGVQLPEFIVQYSQRLSGHLNEAKLQLSQFKQLAEIHHNGNLAQLVSSFRENQDPTVMKTADIIEQLIVRVDYLEQHLTNILSPSYWIQIKSLIVEYDVAIMQQTAKLFKLAIPLEVTSLATGALLALLIIIVKAVVTEVIKRFYLSARGFNH from the coding sequence ATGTTATCTTTTATTAATCAGTTATTTGATAAATGTTTATTTACGCTAAGCTTTATTGTCGGCGTACAATTGCCTGAATTTATTGTGCAGTACAGCCAACGCCTGTCTGGGCATTTAAACGAAGCAAAATTACAATTGTCACAGTTTAAGCAGTTAGCTGAGATCCATCATAACGGCAATCTTGCACAATTAGTGAGCAGCTTCAGAGAAAATCAAGATCCAACCGTAATGAAAACGGCTGATATTATCGAACAGTTAATAGTAAGAGTGGATTATCTTGAGCAACATTTAACCAACATACTCAGCCCTTCTTACTGGATACAGATCAAAAGTTTAATCGTGGAATATGATGTCGCAATAATGCAGCAAACAGCTAAACTTTTTAAACTGGCAATCCCATTAGAAGTCACCTCTCTAGCTACAGGTGCCCTATTAGCGTTATTAATCATCATTGTTAAAGCGGTAGTCACAGAAGTAATTAAACGCTTTTATTTATCCGCTAGAGGGTTTAACCACTAA
- a CDS encoding integration host factor subunit alpha, translating to MALTKAEVAEHLFEKVGLSKRDAKDMVEVFFEEIRETLESGEQVKLSGFGNFDLRQKSERPGRNPKTGEDIPISARKVVTFRPGQKLKSRVENGNG from the coding sequence ATGGCGCTAACCAAAGCAGAAGTAGCAGAACATTTATTTGAAAAAGTTGGGCTGAGTAAGCGCGACGCAAAAGATATGGTTGAAGTGTTTTTTGAAGAAATTCGTGAAACGTTAGAATCGGGTGAACAGGTTAAACTATCTGGTTTTGGCAATTTCGATCTTCGTCAAAAAAGTGAACGACCAGGTCGTAACCCGAAGACAGGGGAAGACATTCCTATTTCCGCACGCAAAGTCGTTACTTTCCGACCGGGACAAAAACTGAAGAGTCGTGTAGAAAACGGTAATGGTTAA
- the pheT gene encoding phenylalanine--tRNA ligase subunit beta has translation MKFSESWLREWVNPAISSEELSHQITMAGLEVDAVEPVAGEFTGVLIGEVVECGPHPDADKLQVTKINLGADFNDGELVDIVCGAKNCRLGLKVAVATVGAVLPGNFKIKKAKLRGVPSHGMLCSESEIGLAESADGIIELPQDAPVGMCIREYLDLNDVAIDVDLTANRGDCLGLKGLAREVGVLNSLAVSSPEINAVTPTIDDKKAITLSAENACPRYLGRVIKNINLKAQTPLWMVEKLRRSGTRSIDPVVDITNYVLLELGHPMHAFDLAKIDGDINVRYAEQGEALTLLDGNEVKLSDETLVIADSNKALAMAGIFGGQDSGVNDNTIDIFLESAFFAPLAILGKARQYGLHTDSSHRYERGVDPQLQHDAMERATQLLLDVVGGQAGPIVEAVSEQHLPQVRTVSLRREKLDARIGYHINDEKVNEILTRLGFELSFDNNIWTVLVPAYRFDISIEVDLIEEVARIFGYNNIPNVSPKATLAMCAQKEAQLPLSRLRQTLVNRGYQEAITYSFVDPKVQSLLHPEQEVMTLPHPISSEMSVMRLSLWTGLLQSVVYNQNRQQNRVRLFETGLRFIPDQSAENGVRQQQMIAGVISGNVDKEHWDMDKKAADFYDIKADVEALLALTANQHGYQFVKAEIDALHPGQTAAIYKDGRLVGHVGTLHPELERKLGLNGRTLVFELLLSEISTQNIPEAGEISRFPANRRDIAVIVNEEVEAKKVLQLIENVGGNYLVDLNLFDVYRGNGIEAGSKSLAIAMVLQDHEKTLEEKDINDVVNRVVDTLKVELNASLRD, from the coding sequence ATGAAATTTAGTGAATCTTGGTTACGAGAGTGGGTTAATCCTGCTATTTCTTCTGAAGAATTATCACATCAAATAACGATGGCTGGACTGGAAGTTGATGCGGTTGAGCCTGTTGCTGGAGAATTTACCGGTGTACTTATCGGTGAAGTGGTAGAATGCGGCCCACATCCTGATGCTGATAAGTTACAAGTAACAAAAATTAATTTAGGCGCTGATTTTAACGATGGTGAACTGGTTGATATCGTTTGTGGTGCTAAAAATTGTCGCTTAGGATTAAAAGTAGCAGTAGCAACTGTTGGCGCGGTCTTACCAGGTAATTTTAAAATTAAAAAAGCGAAGTTACGTGGTGTGCCTTCTCACGGTATGTTGTGTAGTGAGTCTGAAATCGGTCTTGCAGAAAGTGCTGATGGCATTATTGAATTGCCACAAGATGCTCCTGTGGGGATGTGTATTCGCGAATATTTAGATTTAAATGATGTTGCTATCGATGTTGATTTAACGGCTAACCGTGGAGATTGTTTAGGCCTTAAAGGGCTAGCTAGAGAGGTTGGCGTATTAAATAGCTTAGCCGTTAGCTCACCTGAAATTAACGCAGTGACGCCGACGATTGATGATAAAAAAGCGATCACATTATCAGCTGAAAACGCTTGTCCGCGTTATTTAGGCCGGGTGATTAAAAATATCAACCTTAAGGCGCAAACACCGTTATGGATGGTGGAAAAACTTCGTCGTAGCGGTACCCGTTCTATTGATCCTGTGGTTGATATCACTAACTATGTGTTATTAGAACTCGGTCACCCAATGCATGCTTTTGATTTAGCGAAAATTGATGGTGATATAAATGTTCGTTATGCCGAGCAAGGTGAAGCATTAACATTACTCGATGGTAATGAAGTAAAATTGTCTGATGAAACCTTAGTAATTGCTGATAGTAATAAAGCATTAGCCATGGCTGGTATTTTTGGTGGTCAGGATTCTGGGGTAAACGACAATACTATCGATATTTTCTTAGAAAGTGCGTTTTTTGCCCCGTTAGCGATTTTAGGTAAAGCGCGTCAATACGGTTTACATACAGACTCGTCGCATCGTTATGAACGTGGTGTTGACCCGCAGTTACAACATGATGCAATGGAGCGTGCTACTCAGTTATTACTGGACGTTGTTGGTGGTCAGGCTGGACCTATTGTTGAAGCTGTTAGTGAACAACATCTACCACAAGTACGCACTGTTAGCTTACGTCGTGAAAAGCTCGATGCTCGCATTGGCTATCATATTAACGATGAAAAAGTGAATGAAATCTTAACCCGTTTAGGTTTTGAATTGAGCTTTGATAATAATATATGGACAGTGTTAGTACCGGCTTATCGTTTTGATATTTCAATTGAAGTAGATTTAATTGAAGAAGTCGCACGGATATTTGGCTATAACAACATTCCTAATGTTTCGCCAAAAGCAACGTTAGCGATGTGCGCTCAAAAAGAAGCACAATTACCATTATCAAGATTACGCCAAACATTAGTTAACCGGGGTTATCAGGAAGCGATCACTTATAGTTTTGTCGATCCTAAGGTACAAAGCTTATTACATCCTGAGCAGGAAGTGATGACTTTGCCACATCCTATTTCTTCAGAAATGTCGGTGATGCGTCTTAGTTTGTGGACTGGATTGTTACAATCTGTGGTGTATAACCAAAATCGTCAGCAAAACCGTGTGCGTTTATTTGAAACAGGTTTACGTTTTATTCCTGATCAATCAGCGGAAAACGGTGTGCGTCAGCAGCAAATGATCGCAGGTGTTATTAGTGGTAATGTCGATAAAGAACACTGGGATATGGATAAAAAAGCCGCTGACTTTTATGATATAAAAGCTGATGTTGAAGCCTTACTGGCATTAACAGCAAATCAGCATGGCTATCAATTCGTTAAAGCTGAAATTGATGCTTTACATCCTGGTCAAACGGCAGCTATTTATAAAGATGGTCGCTTAGTTGGTCATGTTGGTACCTTACATCCTGAATTAGAAAGAAAATTAGGACTAAATGGCCGGACATTAGTTTTTGAACTGTTATTGTCCGAAATTTCAACACAAAATATCCCTGAAGCGGGCGAAATCTCTCGCTTTCCTGCAAATAGACGTGATATTGCTGTGATAGTTAACGAAGAAGTTGAAGCAAAAAAAGTGCTACAACTCATTGAAAATGTTGGCGGAAATTATTTAGTTGATCTAAACTTGTTCGATGTATACCGAGGTAATGGAATTGAAGCTGGATCCAAGAGCTTAGCGATTGCCATGGTATTGCAAGATCATGAAAAGACACTTGAAGAAAAAGATATCAATGATGTCGTTAATCGCGTGGTCGATACATTAAAAGTTGAACTGAATGCATCACTGAGGGATTAA
- the pheS gene encoding phenylalanine--tRNA ligase subunit alpha has translation MNLDEIILQAEQAIAAATDPAELDQVRVNFLGKKGLFTEQMKGLSKLPKEEKPKAGQVINQAKQQVQKLLTERGELLRAEVIKQKLAQESIDVTLPGRGNETGGLHPVSRTIERIESFFGDLGFSVKQGPEVEDDFHNFDALNIPEHHPARQDHDTFYFNPKLVLRTQTSGVQIRTMEKEQPPLRIISPGKVYRNDYDQTHTPMFHQVEGLMVDKDVSFTHLKGILHDFLHHFFEEDLQIRFRPSYFPFTEPSAEVDVMGKNGKWLEVLGCGMVHPNVLKAVGIDPEVYTGFAFGMGVERLTMLRYGVNDLRSFFENDLRFLKQFK, from the coding sequence ATGAACTTAGACGAAATTATATTGCAAGCGGAGCAAGCGATTGCCGCTGCAACAGATCCGGCTGAACTTGATCAAGTTCGCGTTAACTTTTTAGGAAAAAAAGGCTTATTTACTGAGCAAATGAAAGGCTTAAGTAAGTTACCTAAAGAAGAAAAGCCTAAAGCAGGACAAGTGATTAATCAGGCAAAACAACAGGTACAAAAGTTGTTAACTGAGCGCGGTGAATTGTTACGAGCTGAAGTGATCAAGCAAAAATTAGCGCAAGAATCTATCGATGTTACCTTACCGGGTCGTGGTAATGAGACTGGTGGCTTGCATCCGGTGAGCAGAACCATAGAACGTATTGAAAGCTTTTTTGGAGATCTGGGCTTTTCTGTGAAGCAAGGGCCTGAAGTAGAAGACGACTTTCATAACTTTGATGCCTTGAATATTCCAGAGCACCACCCGGCACGTCAGGATCATGATACTTTTTACTTTAACCCTAAGTTAGTGTTAAGAACGCAAACGTCAGGTGTGCAAATTCGTACCATGGAGAAAGAACAACCACCATTACGGATTATTTCTCCGGGTAAAGTTTACCGTAATGACTATGATCAAACTCATACGCCAATGTTTCATCAGGTTGAAGGCCTAATGGTAGATAAAGATGTCAGCTTTACTCATTTAAAAGGGATTTTGCATGATTTCTTACACCACTTTTTTGAAGAAGATCTGCAAATTCGTTTTCGCCCGTCTTACTTCCCGTTTACTGAGCCTTCAGCAGAAGTGGATGTAATGGGTAAAAATGGCAAATGGTTAGAAGTCTTAGGCTGTGGCATGGTTCATCCTAATGTATTGAAAGCTGTAGGCATCGATCCGGAAGTTTATACCGGCTTTGCCTTTGGTATGGGGGTAGAGCGCTTAACTATGTTACGTTATGGCGTTAATGATCTCCGTTCATTTTTTGAGAATGACCTTCGTTTTTTAAAGCAGTTTAAGTAG
- a CDS encoding EAL and HDOD domain-containing protein, producing the protein MQVYTARQAILNRREHVVAYELLYRDSPDNIFPNIDPHEATSKVVMQTHLNQGLSPITDAKPALINFGEQSLIDGLPLLLPRKQVMVEILETVTPNEQVYQACKALYHQGYHLALDDFIYRPEWSRFFKFIKLIKFDIQLTPLDKVAPLVEKLKQQKKLKILAEKVETQEEFEEAKRLGFHYFQGYYFCKPQMNASYDLETNQPVLLSLVHESLKSPMNINKISNYFEHDSALSYKLLKFVNSGILPITQQMDSIKKAVVYLGDLQIKKLILLMATGIIASNKPKELTRIAIIRARFCELIAQKALPGQSEACFITGLFSLLDAMLDKPMAEILENLSLAEEVTLALLSPKPSILKYVLDTVREYEKGSWYKTKTAADMINVDYELLAGFYKDAVIWANKYDHC; encoded by the coding sequence ATGCAAGTTTACACCGCAAGACAAGCGATATTAAACCGCAGAGAACATGTAGTTGCCTATGAGCTGTTATATCGCGATAGTCCAGACAACATATTCCCAAATATAGATCCTCATGAAGCAACCTCAAAAGTGGTGATGCAGACCCATTTAAATCAGGGGCTATCCCCTATCACAGACGCTAAACCAGCACTGATTAATTTTGGCGAGCAGTCACTAATAGATGGACTACCATTATTGTTACCTAGAAAGCAGGTTATGGTTGAAATTCTGGAAACTGTTACGCCAAACGAGCAAGTCTATCAGGCCTGTAAAGCCCTTTACCATCAAGGCTACCACCTCGCACTCGATGACTTTATTTACCGTCCTGAGTGGAGCCGATTTTTTAAATTTATTAAGTTAATTAAATTTGATATTCAATTAACACCGTTAGATAAAGTTGCGCCATTAGTTGAGAAATTAAAACAGCAAAAAAAGTTGAAGATACTCGCAGAAAAGGTTGAAACTCAAGAAGAATTTGAAGAAGCAAAACGTTTAGGGTTTCATTATTTTCAAGGTTATTATTTCTGTAAACCACAAATGAATGCCAGCTATGATCTGGAAACCAATCAGCCCGTTTTATTAAGTCTGGTCCATGAAAGTTTAAAATCGCCGATGAATATCAATAAGATTTCAAATTACTTTGAGCATGACTCAGCACTTAGTTATAAACTGCTTAAATTTGTTAATTCCGGCATATTACCTATCACCCAACAGATGGATTCCATCAAAAAAGCAGTCGTTTACCTGGGTGATTTACAAATCAAAAAACTAATTTTGTTGATGGCTACCGGTATTATCGCCTCAAACAAACCGAAAGAACTAACCCGTATCGCCATTATTAGAGCAAGATTCTGTGAGCTTATTGCACAAAAGGCATTACCCGGCCAAAGCGAAGCTTGCTTTATTACGGGTCTGTTTTCTTTATTAGATGCGATGTTAGATAAACCTATGGCGGAAATACTAGAAAATTTATCACTGGCAGAAGAAGTCACCCTAGCGTTATTATCCCCTAAACCTTCAATATTAAAGTATGTCTTAGATACCGTACGTGAATATGAGAAAGGTAGCTGGTATAAAACTAAGACCGCTGCAGATATGATCAATGTTGATTATGAGTTACTCGCAGGTTTTTATAAAGACGCGGTGATCTGGGCCAATAAATATGATCATTGTTAA
- a CDS encoding phosphoribosylaminoimidazolesuccinocarboxamide synthase, with protein sequence MSLADQVLAVNDDLPIRTNKPVHSGKVRSVYWLSEEDSRRLISENDYDVPADTPLAIMVISDRISAFDCIWTGEGGMKGVPGKGAALNAISNHWFNLFKEQGLADSHILDIPHPFVWIVQKAVPVKIEAICRQYITGSMWRAYEKGEREFCGINLPDGLAKDSKLPELLQTPSTKGILEGIPGVPAVDDVNITRKNIEDNYQAFNFKSIDDIALYEKLLTEGFDVIAAALASIDQIFVDTKFEFGYVKDKQGNDKLIYMDEVGTPDSSRIWDGEQYRSGKVVENSKEGFRQMLLKHFPDPDILLNKDRMEERTALARDNDLPVEVLMQLSKTYTDIAEKITGEKIVLSDNPKAEIIAILKEQYQLID encoded by the coding sequence ATGAGTCTTGCTGATCAAGTGTTAGCGGTAAACGATGATTTACCCATTCGTACCAACAAACCCGTTCATAGTGGAAAGGTTCGTTCTGTTTACTGGTTAAGCGAAGAAGATAGTCGTCGCCTAATCAGTGAAAATGATTATGACGTACCTGCTGACACGCCGTTAGCGATAATGGTGATTAGTGATCGAATTTCTGCCTTTGACTGTATCTGGACTGGTGAAGGGGGCATGAAAGGGGTTCCCGGTAAAGGTGCTGCATTAAATGCAATCTCAAATCATTGGTTTAATCTTTTTAAAGAACAAGGATTAGCTGATAGTCATATATTGGATATCCCTCATCCGTTCGTTTGGATTGTGCAAAAAGCTGTTCCGGTAAAAATAGAAGCTATTTGTCGTCAATATATTACCGGCTCTATGTGGCGCGCTTATGAAAAGGGTGAACGAGAGTTTTGTGGTATTAACCTTCCTGATGGTTTAGCTAAAGACAGTAAACTGCCAGAGCTTCTACAAACGCCGTCTACTAAAGGTATTTTGGAAGGTATTCCTGGCGTACCTGCGGTTGATGACGTTAATATCACCCGCAAAAATATTGAAGATAATTATCAGGCGTTTAACTTTAAGTCGATTGACGATATTGCCCTATATGAAAAGCTTTTAACGGAAGGTTTTGATGTTATTGCTGCCGCACTTGCGTCTATTGATCAGATCTTTGTTGATACTAAGTTTGAGTTTGGTTATGTCAAAGATAAGCAAGGTAATGACAAGTTGATTTATATGGATGAAGTAGGAACGCCAGATTCATCACGTATTTGGGATGGCGAGCAATACCGTAGTGGTAAAGTGGTTGAAAACTCAAAAGAAGGGTTTCGTCAGATGCTTTTAAAACACTTCCCTGATCCTGATATTTTATTAAATAAGGATCGCATGGAAGAACGTACAGCATTAGCTCGAGATAACGACTTACCGGTTGAAGTGTTAATGCAGCTGTCAAAAACCTACACCGATATTGCTGAGAAAATTACCGGTGAAAAAATTGTCTTAAGCGATAACCCAAAAGCTGAAATCATCGCTATTTTAAAGGAACAGTATCAATTAATTGATTAA
- the rplT gene encoding 50S ribosomal protein L20, with translation MARVKRGVVARARHKKVLKQAKGYYGARSRVYRVAFQAVTKAGQYAYRDRRQRKRQFRQLWIARINAAARQNGLSYSRFINGLKKASIEIDRKILADIAVYDKAAFSVLVEKAQASLA, from the coding sequence ATGGCAAGAGTAAAACGCGGTGTTGTAGCACGCGCACGTCATAAAAAAGTTCTAAAGCAAGCTAAAGGTTACTACGGTGCTCGTAGTCGCGTTTATCGCGTTGCTTTTCAAGCTGTAACTAAAGCTGGCCAATACGCATACCGTGACCGTCGTCAACGTAAGCGTCAATTCCGTCAACTTTGGATTGCTCGTATTAATGCGGCAGCTCGTCAAAATGGTTTATCTTACAGCCGTTTCATCAATGGTTTGAAAAAAGCATCGATTGAAATCGATCGTAAGATTCTAGCTGACATCGCAGTATACGATAAAGCAGCTTTCTCTGTATTAGTTGAAAAAGCGCAAGCTTCTTTAGCATAA
- the rpmI gene encoding 50S ribosomal protein L35, with protein MPKMKTNKGAAKRFKKTANGYKFKQAGLRHILTKRRTKVKRHLRAKCQIAASDIKSVKKLLRHG; from the coding sequence ATGCCTAAAATGAAAACTAACAAAGGTGCTGCAAAGCGCTTTAAAAAGACAGCTAACGGCTACAAGTTCAAACAAGCGGGTTTACGTCATATCTTGACTAAACGTCGTACAAAAGTTAAGCGTCACTTACGTGCTAAGTGTCAAATCGCTGCTTCTGACATTAAGTCAGTTAAAAAACTTTTACGTCACGGTTAA
- the infC gene encoding translation initiation factor IF-3, which yields MAIKGGQRGGQKEPAHRLNELITGTEVRLIGYDGEAAGIVSLDEAMDRAEEAGVDLVEISPTAKPPVCRVMDYGKFLYEKSKEQKEQRKKQKQIQVKEIKFRPGTDEGDYQVKLRSLKRFLEDGDKVKVTLRFRGREMAHQELGLDLLTRVKNDLEELTVVEFFPRRAEGRQMVMVLAPKK from the coding sequence ATGGCTATTAAAGGTGGTCAACGAGGCGGGCAGAAAGAGCCAGCTCATCGTTTAAACGAGTTAATTACTGGTACAGAAGTTCGATTAATCGGATATGATGGTGAGGCTGCTGGTATTGTTTCATTAGATGAGGCAATGGACAGAGCGGAAGAGGCAGGGGTTGATTTAGTCGAAATTAGCCCAACAGCTAAGCCACCAGTTTGTCGTGTGATGGATTACGGTAAGTTCCTATATGAAAAATCCAAGGAACAAAAAGAACAGCGTAAAAAGCAAAAACAAATTCAGGTGAAGGAAATTAAATTCCGTCCTGGTACAGATGAAGGCGATTATCAAGTGAAATTACGTAGCTTGAAACGCTTTTTAGAGGATGGCGATAAAGTGAAAGTTACTTTACGCTTCCGTGGTCGCGAAATGGCCCACCAAGAACTCGGTTTAGATCTTTTGACTCGTGTTAAAAACGATTTAGAAGAACTAACAGTAGTAGAATTCTTCCCTCGTCGAGCGGAAGGACGACAAATGGTGATGGTTTTAGCGCCAAAAAAATAA